Part of the Saccharomyces paradoxus chromosome XI, complete sequence genome, CCTAAAAAGGAGGCTTGACAGTAGTTATTTTATTGTCAATAGACGGAGCATATTCAGCCGGTTTTGATATACTAATTGTCCCAcattttggatttttgTGTTCGAAAAAGGGAAGGTTGTTCCAAACGCAAATAAGGAGGAAACCCGCTGATTACACTCttggaaaaataaaaaaataaaaaagtgGTCTCAGAATTGTTTCAAAAGTGGCACTGACACAATATTTACAGGCGTTGATAGCTTATTGTTTTAAGAGTACACTTTAATCTCGGAGTAGTTAAGCAAATAAAACCTATTATCCGTGACAGGCTTATTGCACGTAATCCTCAATATAAATTATCCACAAATCGAAGACAAATGTTTAAGAAATACAAGAACCAAGACTTGGACATGGCATTTTGGTGGAAGAAAAACCCCAAGACCCCCTCCGATTATGCCAGACTGATTATTGAACAATTGAATAAATTCGGTTCACCCTCACTGACCCAGGataacaaaagaaaggtaCAGGAGGAGTGTACTAAATATCTAATCGGCACTAAGCATTTTATCGTTGGTGATACGGAGCCTCGCCCAACTCCGGAAGCCATTGATGAGCTTTATACCGCCATGCATCGTGCCGACGTCTTCTATGAACTACTACTTCATTTTGTGGATTTGGAATTCGAAGCAAGGAGAGAGTGCATGCTTATATTCTCTATATGCCTCGGATACTCTAAGGATAATAAATTTGTCACCGTAGATTATTTAGTCTCGCAACCAAAGACCATATCTTTAATGTTGAGGACCGCGGAAGTTGCTCTACAACAAAAGGGCTGccaagatatttttttaacgGTAGGGAATATGATTATTGAATGCATTAAATATGAGCAACTTTGTAGGATCATATTAAAGGACCCCCAGTTATGGAAGTTCTTTGAGTTCGCGAAATTAGGTAATTTTGAGATTAGTAC contains:
- the HYM1 gene encoding Hym1p (Component of the RAM signaling network~similar to YKL189W); translation: MFKKYKNQDLDMAFWWKKNPKTPSDYARLIIEQLNKFGSPSLTQDNKRKVQEECTKYLIGTKHFIVGDTEPRPTPEAIDELYTAMHRADVFYELLLHFVDLEFEARRECMLIFSICLGYSKDNKFVTVDYLVSQPKTISLMLRTAEVALQQKGCQDIFLTVGNMIIECIKYEQLCRIILKDPQLWKFFEFAKLGNFEISTESLQILSAAFTAHPKLVSKEFFSNESNIIRFIKCINKLMAHGSYVTKRQSTKLLASLIVIRSNNALMNIYINSPENLKLIMTLMTDKSKNLQLEAFNVFKVMVANPRKSKPVFDILVKNRDKLLTYFKTFGLDSQDSTFLDEREFIVQEIDSLPRIISSTTETSNNNASSSNVANMNSPSSVMNNQSSILTHSTSPDSR